One region of Myxocyprinus asiaticus isolate MX2 ecotype Aquarium Trade chromosome 38, UBuf_Myxa_2, whole genome shotgun sequence genomic DNA includes:
- the LOC127428891 gene encoding phosphoglycerate mutase 2 — protein MTAVHRLVIVRHGESSWNQENRFCGWFDADLSEKGLEEAKRGAQAIKDAGMKFDVCYTSVLKRAIKTLWTIMECTDQMWLPVIRTWRLNERHYGGLTGLNKAETAAKHGEEQVKVWRRSFDIPPPTMDKDHPYHKIISESRRYKGLKEGELPICESLKDTIARALPFWNDVIAPEIKAGKNVIIAAHGNSLRGIVKHLEGMSDAAIMELNLPTGIPIVYELDKDLKPVKPMQFLGDEETVRKAMEAVAAQGKVKK, from the exons ATGACTGCTGTTCATCGTCTCGTGATTGTACGCCATGGTGAGAGCTCCTGGAACCAGGAGAACCGTTTCTGTGGCTGGTTCGATGCTGATCTCAGTGAGAAGGGTCTGGAGGAAGCCAAGAGGGGTGCTCAGGCCATCAAAGATGCCGGCATGAAGTTTGACGTGTGCTACACCTCCGTTTTAAAGCGTGCTATCAAGACTCTGTGGACCATCATGGAGTGCACAGACCAGATGTGGTTGCCCGTAATACGTACCTGGCGACTGAATGAACGCCATTATGGTGGTCTAACTGGTTTGAACAAGGCAGAGACAGCAGCAAAGCATGGAGAGGAGCAGGTCAAGGTCTGGCGCAGATCATTTGATATTCCCCCTCCTACTATGGATAAGGACCATCCATACCACAAGAtcatcagtgag TCAAGGCGCTACAAGGGTCTTAAAGAGGGTGAGCTTCCCATCTGTGAGAGCTTGAAGGACACTATTGCTCGTGCCCTACCTTTCTGGAATGACGTTATTGCACCTGAGATCAAGGCAGGcaaaaatgtaataattgcaGCCCACGGCAACAGTCTCCGTGGTATCGTCAAGCACTTAGAGG GCATGTCAGATGCAGCCATCATGGAGCTGAACCTGCCCACTGGCATTCCCATTGTCTACGAACTGGACAAGGACCTGAAGCCTGTCAAACCCATGCAGTTCTTGGGAGATGAGGAAACAGTGCGTAAAGCCATGGAGGCTGTGGCCGCCCAGGGAAAGGTCAAAAAGTGA
- the LOC127428877 gene encoding neurofilament light polypeptide-like, with product MSAIGFDPYFSSSYKRWYVESSPRVPQRGRSRTTYSAHLPSLSSSRLHYASPGRTSASLLMSSPARAMDMDLSHAAQVSSEFRTVRTQEKAQLQDLNDRFAGYIERVHELEQQNRALESELLMLRQRHVEPSRLRALYEQEVRTLRAAVEEARMERQAALSHRESMEDTLRSLQANYEEEVVAREDTEGRLLEARKEADDTALAQVALEKKVDTLLNELAFLKKVHEGEISELQAQVQYGAQIAVEAEAIKPDLSSALRDIRAQYEKLAAKNIQSAEEWFRGKMGHLTESVAHHTDAMRNSKDEAGEYRRQLQACILEIDACKGLNESLEKQLRDVEDRQSSEIAAMQDTISELEDELRATKGEMAKYLKEYQDLLNVKMALDIEIAAYRKLLEGEESRFNVGVGGLVSAYSVGPVYSRPMFSLSTLSSGAPYLLGSRLVSTSLTADEAITASQAQETEARPAEEEEEKEEKEEVEEEKEEEEEEKEEAEGTKEEEEGGEQEEEKEDEAEEEEKGEEEEEAEEKEDVKVGDEEEGDEKEGDGEEEGEQKEGEEEEGEKVEEESADKEEAEMETEKSEEKADTSAKDKEDTETDKEKEDTDTDKDKGESTETEKDKGEAKAEKAKDEEKSDPAKEKGKEKTDSVPEPELVKDKGEEEPEKPKAKEKAEPEKAKGKDEGEKSKGDKKESVKQEKGKEETEKPKGKK from the exons ATGAGTGCCATAGGGTTCGACCCGTACTTCTCCTCATCCTACAAGCGTTGGTATGTGGAGAGCAGCCCCCGGGTACCTCAGCGTGGCCGATCTCGCACCACGTACTCTGCCCAtctcccctctctctcctcatcccGACTACACTATGCCTCCCCCGGCCGGACCTCTGCCTCTCTGCTGATGAGCAGCCCTGCACGTGCCATGGACATGGACCTCAGCCATGCTGCCCAGGTAAGCTCTGAGTTCCGAACAGTCCGAACTCAGGAGAAAGCCCAGCTGCAAGATCTGAATGACCGTTTTGCTGGTTACATTGAGCGTGTCCATGAACTAGAGCAGCAGAATCGGGCTCTGGAGTCCGAGCTGCTCATGCTGAGGCAAAGGCATGTGGAGCCTTCCCGTCTGAGGGCCCTGTACGAGCAGGAAGTCCGTACACTGAGAGCTGCTGTGGAGGAGGCCCGTATGGAGAGGCAGGCCGCATTGAGCCACAGAGAGAGCATGGAAGATACTTTACGGTCCCTGCAGGCCAACTATGAGGAGGAGGTGGTTGCCCGCGAAGACACTGAAGGTAGGCTTCTGGAGGCCCGCAAGGAGGCAGACGACACTGCTCTGGCCCAAGTAGCACTggagaaaaaggtggatacattGCTGAATGAGCTGGCTTTCCTGAAGAAGGTCCATGAAGGTGAGATCTCAGAGCTACAGGCCCAGGTTCAGTATGGAGCCCAGATCGCTGTTGAGGCAGAGGCGATTAAACCTGATCTATCCAGTGCCCTTCGGGACATCAGAGCCCAATACGAAAAGCTGGCAGCCAAGAACATCCAGTCAGCCGAAGAGTGGTTCCGTGGGAAGATGGGCCATCTGACCGAGAGTGTAGCCCACCACACTGATGCAATGAGGAATTCTAAGGACGAAGCTGGAGAGTATCGTCGTCAGCTTCAGGCATGCATCCTCGAGATTGATGCCTGCAAGGGCCTGAATGAGTCCCTGGAGAAACAGCTGAGAGATGTGGAGGACAGGCAGAGCTCTGAAATTGCTGCCATGCAG GATACAATCAGCGAGCTTGAGGATGAACTTAGAGCTACTAAGGGTGAAATGGCAAAATATCTGAAAGAGTACCAGGATCTTCTCAATGTCAAGATGGCCCTTGATATTGAGATAGCTGCATACAG AAAGCTCCTTGAGGGGGAGGAGTCTCGCTTCAATGTGGGTGTGGGAGGTTTGGTCAGTGCTTACTCTGTTGGTCCCGTCTACTCCCGGCCCATGTTCTCACTGTCCACTCTGAGCTCTGGTGCCCCCTATCTGCTTGGCTCTCGACTGGTCAGCACATCCCTCACTGCAGATGAGGCCATTACAGCCAGTCAAGCTCAAGAAACTGAAGCCAGACCAGCCGAGGAAGAAGAAGAGAAGGAAGAAAAGGAAGAGGTGGAGGAAGAaaaggaagaggaagaagaggaaaaGGAAGAGGCAGAAGGTACCAAGGAGGAAGAGGAAG GTGGTGAGCAAGAAGAGGAAAAGGAGGATGAGGCAGAGGAAGAAGAAAaaggagaggaagaggaggaggctGAAGAAAAGGAGGATGTTAAAGTGGGAGATGAGGAGGAGGGagatgaaaaagagggagatGGGGAAGAGGAGGGTGAGCAGAAAgagggagaggaggaagagggggAGAAAGTTGAGGAGGAAAGTGCTGACAAGGAGGAGGCTGAGATGGAAACAGAAAAAAGTGAGGAGAAAGCTGATACAAGTGCCAAGGACAAAGAGGACACTGAAACAGACAAAGAAAAGGAAGACACTGATACAGACAAAGACAAGGGAGAGAGCACTGAAACAGAGAAAGACAAAGGTGAGGCTAAGGCTGAAAAAGCAAAAGATGAAGAAAAATCTGACCCAGCCAAAGAGAAAGGCAAGGAAAAAACTGATTCTGTGCCTGAACCTGAGTTAGTCAAGGATAAAGGTGAGGAGGAGCCAGAGAAACCCAAAGCAAAGGAAAAGGCAGAGCCAGAAAAGGCCAAGGGCAAAGATGAAGGTGAGAAAAGCAAGGGTGATAAAAAGGAAAGTGTAAAGCAAGAAAAGGGGAAAGAGGAAACTGAAAAACCCAAGGGGAAGAAATAA
- the LOC127428871 gene encoding neurofilament medium polypeptide-like has product MSYPLDTIGSPYRRVMETRTSYGRSSASPSSGYRSQTWSRSSPTSATSYKRSFNVPVARGYGSTVLSSADSLDYSQTSILSADYKRSNEKEQLQGLNDRFAGYIDKVHFLEQQNKQIESEIQALRQKQVSQSQLGELYDQELQDLRSMLEQIQHEKSQIQLDTDHIEEDIQRLRDRFEEEARIREETEAIIRALKKDMGDSALVKADLEKKVQSLQDEISFIRNNHQEEVNDLLAQMQASQITVEKRDYQKADITEALREIRTQLEGHSTQNLQQVEDWFVHRYDKLTEVAEVNKSAIKSARDEIADYRRQLQSKTIELESVRGTKESLERQLNDIEDRHNNDLASLQENIHQLENELKSTKWEMARHLREYQDLLNVKMALDIEIAAYRKLLEGEESHFSTFPYRQTVSKGPKVKSEPPKLKVQHKFVEEIIEETRVEDEKSVMDEALAEMAEELSAAKAEEEGEDEGEAKGEEGGEEEEEKAEEGEGEGEEEVIASTQAKVASSALAEDKEEGEKEGGDDEAEEAGKDDEEGEKGEEEEENEGEKKGEDAEGGEEGEEEEQEAEEAVVSSKDSEAKASPEKEKAEEKQSSGGEEEAEEQGDEKDEADSGSDKGSTDKKEQSKKGETEGAKEEKKGKDEKEEPKSEKEKAAVTKAESPKESPKDTSPKSESPKETPKTEVPIKETPKDDSPMSPKKETPKDEATKKEAPKSEPPKAEAKDDSSKAAEEKPSKKSEPEKEPEDKKTDKKEATMNGDMEKKDEKKESDKKEVISNGVDESPTKDDSSQRVVITKTVETITTGEGGVKQITKTVTVTEKGEEVEEKVQEKVVSKTAEKQAVKATEAD; this is encoded by the exons ATGAGTTACCCATTAGACACTATAGGAAGTCCCTACCGGAGGGTGATGGAGACTAGGACGAGCTATGGCCGTAGTAGCGCCAGTCCCTCCAGCGGTTACCGCTCCCAGACGTGGTCCCGGTCCAGCCCGACTTCTGCAACTTCATACAAAAGGAGCTTCAATGTTCCTGTGGCGAGAGGCTACGGCTCAACAGTTCTGAGCTCCGCCGACAGCCTTGATTACAGCCAGACATCCATCCTCAGTGCAGACTACAAGCGCTCCAACGAGAAGGAGCAGCTCCAGGGTCTCAACGACCGCTTTGCCGGGTACATCGACAAGGTGCACTTTCTGGAGCAGCAGAACAAGCAGATCGAGTCGGAGATCCAGGCACTGCGGCAGAAGCAGGTGTCGCAGTCTCAGCTGGGCGAACTTTACGACCAAGAGCTGCAGGATTTGCGCTCCATGCTGGAGCAGATCCAGCACGAGAAGTCGCAGATCCAGCTGGACACGGATCACATCGAAGAAGACATCCAGCGTTTGAGGGATCGCTTCGAAGAGGAAGCCCGAATCAGGGAGGAGACAGAAGCGATCATCCGTGCGCTGAAGAAGGACATGGGTGACTCAGCCCTCGTTAAAGCAGACTTGGAGAAGAAAGTACAGTCCCTGCAGGACGAGATCTCCTTTATCCGCAACAACCACCAGGAGGAGGTCAACGATCTGTTGGCGCAGATGCAGGCGTCGCAGATCACCGTGGAGAAGAGGGACTACCAGAAGGCGGACATCACCGAAGCGCTCCGCGAGATTCGCACGCAGCTGGAGGGCCACTCAACGCAAAACCTCCAGCAAGTTGAAGACTGGTTCGTGCACCGGTACGATAAGCTTACAGAGGTTGCCGAGGTGAACAAAAGCGCCATCAAATCCGCACGGGATGAGATCGCAGACTATCGCCGCCAGTTACAGTCCAAAACCATCGAGTTGGAATCTGTCCGAGGAACCAAAGAGTCGCTGGAGAGGCAACTGAATGATATAGAGGACCGACACAACAATGATCTCGCCAGCCTTCAG GAAAACATCCACCAGCTAGAGAATGAACTCAAGAGCACGAAATGGGAGATGGCAAGGCATCTGCGTGAATACCAGGACCTCTTGAATGTCAAAATGGCACTAGATATCGAGATTGCTGCATACAG AAAACTTCTTGAAGGAGAAGAGAGCCACTTTAGTACTTTCCCATATCGCCAGACCGTCAGCAAAGGCCCCAAGGTCAAAAGTGAACCCCCAAAGCTTAAAGTGCAACACAAGTTTGTGGAGGAGATCATCGAGGAGACGAGGGTGGAGGATGAGAAGTCTGTGATGGATGAGGCCTTGGCTGAGATGGCAGAGGAGTTATCTGCTGCCAAGGCAGAAGAAGAGGGAGAGGATGAGGGAGAGGCCAAGGGTGAAGAAGGGGGTGAAGAGGAAGAAGAGAAAGCAGAAGAGGGTGAAGGAGAAGGGGAGGAGGAGGTGATTGCCTCTACCCAAGCCAAAGTGGCCTCCAGCGCCCTTGCTGAAGACAAAGAGgaaggagagaaagagggaggtgATGATGAAGCAGAAGAGGCTGGAAAGGATGATGAGGAGGGAGAGAaaggagaggaggaagaggagaatgAGGGGGAAAAGAAAGGAGAGGATGCAGAGGGAGGAGAAGAGGGAGAGGAGGAAGAGCAGGAAGCAGAGGAGGCTGTCGTCAGCTCTAAAGACTCTGAAGCCAAGGCCTCACCTGAGAAAGAGAAAGCAGAGGAGAAACAGAGCAGTGGAGGCGAGGAAGAGGCTGAGGAACAGGGAGATGAGAAAGATGAAGCAGATTCAGGTAGTGACAAAGGGTCAACTGATAAAAAAGAGCAGTCTAAGAAAGGAGAAACAGAGGGGGCAAAAGAAGAGAAGAAAGGGAAAGATGAGAAGGAGGAGCCCAAATCTGAAAAGGAAAAGGCAGCTGTGACCAAGGCAGAATCCCCGAAAGAGTCTCCAAAGGATACCTCACCAAAGAGTGAAAGCCCGAAGGAGACACCTAAGACAGAGGTTCCAATAAAGGAAACCCCAAAAGATGATTCCCCAATGAGTCCCAAGAAAGAGACCCCTAAGGATGAAGCAACAAAGAAAGAGGCCCCAAAGTCAGAGCCACCAAAAGCCGAGGCTAAAGACGATTCCTCAAAGGCAGCAGAGGAAAAGCCCAGCAAAAAGAGTGAACCAGAGAAAGAGCCTGAGGATAAAAAGACCGATAAGAAAGAGGCTACCATGAACGGAGACATGGAAAAGAAGGATGAGAAGAAAGAGTCCGATAAGAAAGAGGTGATCTCCAACGGAGTGGACGAGAGCCCAACCAAAGACGACTCAAGCCAGAGGGTGGTTATCACCAAAACGGTGGAGACCATTACCACTGGAGAGGGCGGAGTCAAACAAATTACAAAAACTGTTACCGTCACTGAGAAAGGAGAGGAGGTGGAGGAGAAGGTCCAGGAGAAGGTGGTCTCCAAAACTGCAGAGAAACAGGCAGTGAAGGCCACTGAAGCAGATTAA